In the genome of Carya illinoinensis cultivar Pawnee chromosome 13, C.illinoinensisPawnee_v1, whole genome shotgun sequence, the window TGAGATAAGATTTAATGgctatgataaaaaaaaaagaattaataatatatctataattattttaaagctattttataatttgtttcaaattaattaatgtaattatctcatttgattataaaattatttcaattttaaataattatcttctattttaaataaaattgtagattaattgtaaaaataattatgtgtgACATAGTGAAATCGTGTTAAATGgtgaaaatttaatttaatttttcttttgtaaggATGGTGAAAATGGTTACTATGATATTTgggagtaaattaaaaaagaataattttatttaaaagttttgcgttcgaaaaatgagagagagagagagagagagagagagagagagaaggtgaaTCACAGAATTGGGGGCAAGATGGTAAATTCAAAAAGTcggttgaaacttgaaacaagatgagagagagagagagagagagggagagagagagagagagagtattgaCTTTGTTGTTGAATAAATTCACCAGAGTGAGCGAGCGAGGGAGCGAGTAAGACAGCGAGAGATTCAAAAGCAGTTTCTGTCTCTCCTCTACCCCTCCGCTCCTCCCCTTCATATCTTCTTCTTaactcaactctctctctctttctctctctctctctcgcttatTGGAATTTCAGATTCTCCCAAAGAATAGAGTAGCGTTCTTCGATTAGATCTGTCTCACTGATCTCTGGTAATTGCTTCTCTTCCCTTTACACTATTCTTTGTTAATTTACTTTCTATCGCTCTTTATAGTCAACGTTTACGCGAGGTTTTCTTGACTTCCTCTTGAGcatcctttcaattctctctttcaatcccatttatttttgttttgagttttctGATTGGAATCAGCGATTCTTTAACAATAAAGGAGACGATGATTTCCTCTCctaattcttatttttcttttcttatcgcTAGAAATCATGCCTTAATTTCTGgatatttatccattttttattttcttatattatatatatatatatatataaaagtcgGCCTGCAATTTTCGGTCGAAACGCGTGGGCATAGCTGGAGGTCTGGTTCGGACAGTTGTGTGCGCTGTGTGTATTCGGTCCGAATTCGCTGGACTTCCTAAAATTAAATACTCGCGCTTTGTTTGCGCGTGAGTGACGCGCACCATCTAGAATGTTGTGCCCGCGGGTGAGAGCCGCCGACCCGTCAACTCAGTTGTTGCCCATGTTTCATCAACATGGCCTTGTGTCCTCTGGGACCCCTCCACTACACTTGATATATTGCCTGCATTCTGTGAAgcaatatgatatatatttttaattctacTTATATGGTGATTggtatttttgtttgttgttccGAAAGTAAGCGTCCGCTTCTCATTTTCATTCTAGCATCTTTCTTATTATCGGCCTCTATGcattgaattattattatttaaaagcaaaaaaacTGCAATTGTAGGAAAAAATACGTTTGTCTCCATTAAGGTTGAGGGGGGTGCCTCCAATCATAGTTTGTCCCTATATACAAATAAGATTGAGTGATACGTGTAATGACAATTTATCTGTCCAATCTACCGTCCATCATTTAGttgatagttttttttaattgaagtcTTACCGTGTTTAGAATTTTCTATAAGTTGTATTATGGAGAGTCTTTTTTCTTTGATCAGTAACACTGTCCATTTTTCCAGGATTATTGTCACTATTCGTGACTCCAAAAAAAGCTTTGGTGAATCGTTTTAGCAATAATGCTGCGAATTGTAGTTTTCGTAGCTTAGCAGCACCTAAAATCGCTAAACTGATttctttgattatttgaatctaGGCTTATTCAGATCAACTATCCCAAGTTCTACCAACTTAGCAAATGGCTAGTTTTATGGTAAGAAATGAAACCCCAACCAACCCCCTTCACTTTGCgttttaatttttctctatGCAGTAccgaaaaaattatgttttgttttagcCATACTCAAACTCATgttattgcttttctttctttacttGAAGTTTTGTTAGTCCAATCCTATATGAATAATCGTGATGAGATTTTGGAACATCATATAATCATTGGTTCAATAATTTTATGTCTGGAAATTGTAATGTTATCTTGGTGTTATGTGGAACTTAATGGTTTTGAAACATACTGGTCTGGTTGATTTCCCATTGGACAtccttataaataataatgctgAACCTCTGTGGTATGTCTATACGAATAATTCACTCTTTACATTAAAATTGTCTTTTTTTTCCCTGCCCGATTTAGTTTCATCAGCAGAACATTGAAACACCAGAGTTCTGTTTCCCGTGTCCAGTATGATATTCTTTGGTTATTTCAGGTTCACAGCAGTAAGCATATGAAGAGAACAGAATCAAGAAAGTCTCATTCCGGGTGGTGGGATAGTCACATCAGtccaaaaaactccaaatgGCTTGCAGAGAATCTTGAGGGTGAGCACTATAGTGTTATTTGGCCCTTTTAACTTGATTTTCACCCTCTTCATGAATAACTGCCACATGTAAAAGGGCAAAGGAAATGGACCACTGGACTGGCGTCTTACCACTATTTTTGGTAATAATTTCCCAAATGGAAACATTAGCTAAATTTAATATCAATAACTGAGTAATAGCTTTATATTAGGACTAACTCTGTTGGTGATCCTATTTTTATGGCATTATATAAACCAAAAGAGTGTCGATGCTGTAATCAATTTATACCATGTCaaacaagaaaataacaaaacgCTTCTTGATCTCAGAGATGGACCAGAGCGTCAAACAAATGATGAAGCTGATTGAAGATGATGGAGATTCATTTGCCAAAAAGGCTGAGATGTATTATAAAAGGAGGCCTGAATTGATCTCCCATGTTGAGGAGTTTTACCGTATGTACCGGTCACTGGCTGAGCGTTATGATCATGTGACAGGAGAATTGCGGAAGCATATTCCTTCAGATCTCCAATCCCAAGGTGCAGGCATTTCTGATGCTGGGTTGGACCTGCTCTCTACTCCCAATTATAGGTCGGGGCATCGAAGATCTAGCCACCGAGCTGCTGGTTTTGATTTCTTCCTTGGCTCTGGTGGAAACAGCTTTGATGTTTACCAGAAAGAAGGAGATGAATCATCCACATTGACAGACTCAGAGCCAGAGTCTGATGATTCCTCAGTCAATAATTACCCATTTCTATTAGGGAACGGTGGGGATCAAGGGCTGAGTAGGAAGATAGTTGAATTGGAGATTGAACTGCGtgaaaggaaagagaaattCCGGATGCAACAGGAAGGGAATGCAGATGGTTCATTGAGAGAGGCAAAATATGAAATTCCCGAAGATTTCCCTGCTAGAATTGCACATTATGAGCAAGAGCTGAGGATTGCAAATGGAAAGATAAGCCAATCAGAAGAAGAGATCGTTAGGCTGAAGATTGAGATCCAAAAATGCAAGTCATTGGAATTCGGTAATGATTTCCAGTCTGAGCATGGATCATCATCGCAGGAAGAGGTCAAGATGCAGGAGGCTGAGTTGGAGGCTGACCTGGCATTGGGGATTCAACAAAGAGTTGGTCAGACTGAACATGGAAAGATTAGAGCACTGGCGGAAGAGCTGAGAATCAATAAGGAAGAGCtgagaatcaataaagaaaagCTTCGGGAATCTGAAAAAGAAATTGGTCGCTTGAAGCATGACCTTGAGAGTAATAAATCCTCTGAAAACACCCGCCATTTGCAGGATCAGATTGAGCTGGCTCGTAAAGAAATAGTTACTTGGAAAACAAAACTCAATGTGGAGAAAAGAGAGGTCTCCAAGCTGCAGGAAAGAATTTTAAGGTTGAAAACTAGTTTATCAGACCGGGATCATGAAGTCAGGGATTTGAAAATAGCTGTATCCGACGCTGAACAAAATATCTTTCCcgaaaaatcaaatttaaaggCTGAAATGTCAAAAATGTTGGAGGAACGTACTCGTTTGGAGGAGGAGCTCAGAGAATGGGAATCCCGTGCTCGTTTGTTAGAGGACGAGATCAGGAAGGTCAAGGCTGAAAAGATGGAAATAGAAATTAGACTCACTGGTGAAATTGAGCAGCTAAAGGCAGAGATTGTCGACAGAGGTGATCGCatagaaattttgaataaaagccTTGATGGCTTAAAGTTAGAAAGAGATGAACTCAATGCAAAAGAACTTACACTCACAGCAGAGATAAGCTCTAGGGATGATCAAATCAACCAAATGGATAAGCATTTGCAGCAATACCACAAGGAACATGTCGAGCTGACTGCTGGAATAGAAGGCACAAATAAATTAGTGGAGGAGCTGAGATCAAGAGCCGAGGAACTAGAAGCGGAGGTGGAGAGGCAAAGAATTGTTATATCGGAAGGAGCAGAAGAGAAACGAGAGGCCATTCGGCAGCTGTGCTTTTCTCTTGAGCATTATAGGAACGGGTATCATATGCTTCGACAAGCTTTCATAGGGCAGAAACGAGTTCCAGTTTTGGCATCGTGAATTAAATATGTAATCTGTGTATATCCCCCGTTCCTTTTTTCCAGAGTGTTAGCTTCATTTTCTGGGTCTGGAAAGGTACACCCAGATAACGTTTTGGACCACGATCTCATGGTTCCAATAGCCAGTCGGTTTGTGTAAACTATAATGTACTGCAGTGAGTTTCCCCTTTTTTTCGAGACCATCTGAGTGCCTTAAACTTCCACCGGCAGTCGGGGAGTTTCTACAGAAATTTGCATGCCATT includes:
- the LOC122292108 gene encoding protein NETWORKED 4A isoform X1, which translates into the protein MASFMVHSSKHMKRTESRKSHSGWWDSHISPKNSKWLAENLEEMDQSVKQMMKLIEDDGDSFAKKAEMYYKRRPELISHVEEFYRMYRSLAERYDHVTGELRKHIPSDLQSQGAGISDAGLDLLSTPNYRSGHRRSSHRAAGFDFFLGSGGNSFDVYQKEGDESSTLTDSEPESDDSSVNNYPFLLGNGGDQGLSRKIVELEIELRERKEKFRMQQEGNADGSLREAKYEIPEDFPARIAHYEQELRIANGKISQSEEEIVRLKIEIQKCKSLEFGNDFQSEHGSSSQEEVKMQEAELEADLALGIQQRVGQTEHGKIRALAEELRINKEELRINKEKLRESEKEIGRLKHDLESNKSSENTRHLQDQIELARKEIVTWKTKLNVEKREVSKLQERILRLKTSLSDRDHEVRDLKIAVSDAEQNIFPEKSNLKAEMSKMLEERTRLEEELREWESRARLLEDEIRKVKAEKMEIEIRLTGEIEQLKAEIVDRGDRIEILNKSLDGLKLERDELNAKELTLTAEISSRDDQINQMDKHLQQYHKEHVELTAGIEGTNKLVEELRSRAEELEAEVERQRIVISEGAEEKREAIRQLCFSLEHYRNGYHMLRQAFIGQKRVPVLAS
- the LOC122292108 gene encoding protein NETWORKED 4A isoform X2, with translation MKRTESRKSHSGWWDSHISPKNSKWLAENLEEMDQSVKQMMKLIEDDGDSFAKKAEMYYKRRPELISHVEEFYRMYRSLAERYDHVTGELRKHIPSDLQSQGAGISDAGLDLLSTPNYRSGHRRSSHRAAGFDFFLGSGGNSFDVYQKEGDESSTLTDSEPESDDSSVNNYPFLLGNGGDQGLSRKIVELEIELRERKEKFRMQQEGNADGSLREAKYEIPEDFPARIAHYEQELRIANGKISQSEEEIVRLKIEIQKCKSLEFGNDFQSEHGSSSQEEVKMQEAELEADLALGIQQRVGQTEHGKIRALAEELRINKEELRINKEKLRESEKEIGRLKHDLESNKSSENTRHLQDQIELARKEIVTWKTKLNVEKREVSKLQERILRLKTSLSDRDHEVRDLKIAVSDAEQNIFPEKSNLKAEMSKMLEERTRLEEELREWESRARLLEDEIRKVKAEKMEIEIRLTGEIEQLKAEIVDRGDRIEILNKSLDGLKLERDELNAKELTLTAEISSRDDQINQMDKHLQQYHKEHVELTAGIEGTNKLVEELRSRAEELEAEVERQRIVISEGAEEKREAIRQLCFSLEHYRNGYHMLRQAFIGQKRVPVLAS